The following proteins are encoded in a genomic region of Nomascus leucogenys isolate Asia unplaced genomic scaffold, Asia_NLE_v1 000989F_62824_qpd_obj, whole genome shotgun sequence:
- the LOC115833766 gene encoding putative tripartite motif-containing protein 49B, with protein sequence MNSGILQVFQRELTCPICMNYFIDPVTIDCGHSFCRPCFYLHWQDIPILTQCFECTKSTQQRNLKTNIDLKKMASLARKVSLWLFLSSEEQICGTHRETKKMFCEVDRSLLCLLCSSSQEHRDHRHCPIESAAEEHREKLLQKMQSLWEKACENHSNLNVENTRTRHWKDYVNLRLEAIRAEYQKMPAFHHEEEKHNLEMLKKKGKDIFHQLHLSKSKMAHRREILRGMYEELKEMCHKPDVELLQAFGDILHRSESVLLHMPQPLNPELSAGPITGLMDRLNQFRVHITLHHEEANGHIFLYEILRSMCIGCDHQDVPYVTATPRSFLAWGAQTFTSGKYYWEVHVGDSWNWAFGVCNMYWKEKHQNEKTEGEEGLFLFGCVKNEIQCSLFTTSPLMLQYIPRPTSRVGLFLDCEAKTVSFVDVNQSSLIYTIPNCFFSPPLKPIFCCIHF encoded by the exons ATGAATTCTGGAATCTTACAGGTCTTTCAGAGGGAACTCACCTGCCCCATCTGCATGAACTACTTCATAGACCCGGTCACCATagactgtgggcacagcttttgcCGGCCCTGTTTCTACCTCCACTGGCAAGACATCCCAATTCTTACTCAGTGCTTTGAATGCACAAAGTCAACACAGCAGAGAAACCTCAAAACCAACATTGATTTGAAGAAGATGGCTTCTCTTGCCAGAAAAGTCAGTCTCTGGCTATTCCTGAGCTCTGAGGAGCAAATATGTGGCACTCACAGGGAGACAAAGAAGATGTTCTGTGAAGTGGACAGGAGCCTGCTCTGTTTGCTGTGCTCCAGCTCTCAGGAGCACCGGGATCACAGACACTGTCCCATTGAGTCGGCTGCTGAGGAACACCGG GAGAAGCTTTTACAGAAAATGCAGTCTTTATGGGAAAAAGCTTGTGAAAATCACAGTAACCTGAATGTGGAAAACACTAGAACCAGACACTGGAAG GATTATGTGAATTTAAGGCTAGAAGCAATTAGAGCCGAGTATCAGAAGATGCCTGCATTTCaccatgaagaagaaaaacataatttggaGATGctgaaaaagaaggggaaagataTTTTTCATCAACTTCATTTAAGTAAATCCAAAATGGCTCATAGGAGGGAGATTTTAAGAGGAATGTACGAGGAGCTGAAGGAAATGTGCCATAAGCCAGATGTGGAGCTACTTCAG gcttttgGAGACATATTACACAG GAGTGAGTCTGTGCTGCTGCACATGCCCCAGCCTCTGAATCCAGAGCTCAGTGCAGGGCCCATCACTGGACTGATGGACAGGCTCAACCAATTCCGAG tgcaTATTACTCTGCATCATGAAGAGGCCAATGGTCATATCTTTCTATATGAAATTTTGAGAAGCATGTGTATTGGATGTGACCATCAAGATGTACCCTATGTCACTGCAACACCTAGAAGTTTTCTTGCATGGGGTGCTCAGACTTTCACCTCCGGCAAATATTACTGGGAGGTCCATGTGGGGGACTCCTGGAATTGGGCTTTTGGTGTCTGTAACATGTATTGGAAAGAGAAGCATCAGAATGAGAAgacagaaggagaggagggacTCTTCCTTTTTGGATGTGTTAAGAATGAAATTCAATGCAGTCTATTTACCACCTCCCCACTTATGCTGCAATATATCCCAAGACCTACCAGCCGAGTAGGATTATTCCTGGATTGTGAGGCTAAGACTGTGAGCTTTGTTGATGTTAATCAAAGCTCCCTAATATACACCATCCCTAATTGCTTTTTCTCACCTCCTCTCAAGCCTATCTTTTGCTGTATTCACTTCTGA